Proteins from a genomic interval of Caulobacter rhizosphaerae:
- the hfaB gene encoding holdfast anchoring protein HfaB codes for MASKRLNLLLAGACAVLSACGGVPKPMMDGNYATPIGGAPVTANPTPYTAGLVCLAQYARANHVVAPRVAIGRIADYTGKEESDGSGRKVTQGASLLAMTAFAKAGMPMVERFDTSVSEYELKYANNKLISDNPKPGADVPAEYRRILAGQVPGSDFYVAGGITELNYNIRSAGVDAYVGDKDTDGLKGNFRRRVFVMNIALDLRLINTRTLEVVDVISYQKQVVGREISAGVFDFLNGNIFDISAGRGALEPMQLAVRSLIERATIEMSANLYGMPGPQSCMQFDPYAANTVGATGAFVPAYNNLGTNNAQTREDPSRWNDRGDPNVRDSGRRDRY; via the coding sequence ATGGCCAGTAAGCGCCTCAACCTTCTGCTGGCCGGCGCCTGCGCCGTGCTCAGCGCCTGCGGCGGCGTCCCCAAGCCGATGATGGATGGCAACTACGCCACTCCGATCGGCGGGGCGCCGGTGACCGCCAACCCCACGCCCTACACGGCGGGCCTGGTTTGCCTGGCGCAGTACGCCCGCGCCAACCACGTGGTGGCGCCACGCGTCGCCATCGGCCGCATCGCCGACTACACCGGCAAGGAGGAGTCCGACGGGTCGGGCCGCAAGGTCACCCAGGGCGCCTCGCTGCTGGCCATGACCGCCTTCGCCAAGGCCGGCATGCCGATGGTCGAGCGCTTCGACACCTCGGTGTCGGAGTACGAGCTGAAGTACGCCAACAACAAGCTGATCTCCGACAATCCCAAGCCGGGCGCCGACGTGCCGGCCGAGTACCGTCGCATCCTGGCGGGCCAGGTGCCGGGTTCGGACTTCTACGTGGCCGGCGGCATCACCGAGCTGAACTACAACATCCGCTCGGCGGGCGTGGACGCCTATGTGGGCGACAAGGACACCGACGGGCTGAAGGGCAATTTCCGCCGCCGGGTGTTCGTGATGAACATCGCCCTGGACCTGCGGCTGATCAACACCCGCACGCTGGAGGTGGTCGACGTGATCTCCTACCAGAAGCAGGTGGTCGGCCGCGAGATCAGCGCCGGGGTCTTCGACTTCCTGAACGGCAACATCTTCGACATCTCGGCGGGCCGCGGCGCGCTGGAGCCGATGCAACTGGCGGTGCGATCGCTGATCGAGCGGGCCACCATCGAGATGAGCGCCAACCTCTACGGCATGCCGGGGCCGCAAAGCTGCATGCAGTTCGACCCCTACGCCGCCAACACCGTCGGCGCGACCGGGGCCTTCGTGCCCGCCTACAACAACCTGGGAACCAACAATGCGCAGACCCGCGAAGACCCGTCTCGCTGGAACGATCGCGGCGATCCCAATGTGCGCGATTCTGGCCGTCGGGACCGCTACTAG